Proteins encoded by one window of Canis lupus dingo isolate Sandy chromosome 10, ASM325472v2, whole genome shotgun sequence:
- the CCT4 gene encoding T-complex protein 1 subunit delta isoform X2 has product MPENAAPRSGAPAAAAGGRSKTAYQDRDKPAQIRFSNISAAKAVADAIRTSLGPKGMDKMIQDGKGDVTITNDGATILKQMQVLHPAARMLVELSKAQDIEAGDGTTSVVIIAGSLLDSCTKLLQKGIHPTIISESFQKALEKGIEILTDMSRPVELSDRETLLNSATTSLNSKVVSQYSSLLSPMSVNAVMKVIDPATATSVDLRDIKIVKKLGGTIDDCELVEGLVLTQKVANSGITRVEKAKIGLIQFCLSAPKTDMDNQIVVSDYVQMDRVLREERAYILNLVKQIKKTGCNVLLIQKSILRDALSDLALHFLNKMKIMVVKDIEREDIEFICKTIGTKPVAHIDQFTADMLGSAELAEEVNLNGSGKLLKITGCTSPGKTVTIVVRGSNKLVIEEAERSIHDALCVIRCLVKKRALIAGGGAPEIELALRLTEYSRTLSGMESYCVRAFADAMEVIPSTLAENAGLNPISTVTELRNRHAQGEKTTGINVRKGGISNILEELVVQPLLVSVSALTLATETVRSILKIDDVNTR; this is encoded by the exons CTGTTGCTGATGCTATTAGAACAAGCCTTGGACCAAAAGGAATGGATAAAATG ATTCAAGATGGAAAAGGCGATGTGACCATTACAAATGATGGTGCCACCATTCTTAAACAGATGCAAGTGTTACATCCAGCAGCCAGAATG CTGGTAGAGCTGTCTAAGGCACAAGATATAGAAGCAGGAGATGGCACCACATCAGTGGTCATCATTGCTGGCTCTCTCTTAGATTCCTGTACCAAGCTTCTTCAGAAAG GGATTCATCCAACCATCATTTCTGAGTCATTCCAGAAGGCTTTAGAAAAGGGTATAGAAATCTTGACTGACATGTCTCGACCTGTGGAACTGAGTGACAGAGAAACTTTATTAAATAGTGCTACCACTTCCTTGAACTCAAAG gttGTGTCTCAGTATTCAAGTCTGCTTTCTCCAATGAGTGTAAATGCAGTGATGAAAGTTATTGACCCAGCCACGGCTACTAGTGTAGATCTTAGAGACATTAAAATAGTTAAGAAACTTGG tGGGACAATTGATGACTGTGAGCTGGTAGAAGGGCTGGTACTTACTCAGAAGGTGGCAAATTCTGGCATAACTAGAGTTGAAAAGGCTAAGATTGGGCTTATTCAGTTTTGCTTATCTGCTCCCAAAACGGAT ATGGATAATCAAATTGTAGTTTCTGACTATGTCCAGATGGATCGAGTGCTTCGGGAGGAGAGAGCCTATATCCTCAATTTAgtgaagcaaattaaaaaaacaggatGTAATGTCCTCCTCATACAGAAGTCTATCCTGAG agatGCTCTTAGTGATCTTGCATTACATTTCCTGAACAAGATGAAGATTATGGTGGTTAAGGATATTGAAAGAGAAGACATTGAATTCATTTGTAAG ACAATTGGAACCAAGCCAGTTGCTCATATTGACCAATTCACTGCTGATATGCTGGGATCGGCTGAGTTAGCTGAGGAGGTCAATTTAAATGGTTCTGGCAAACTGCTTAAG ATTACAGGCTGTACAAGCCCCGGAAAAACAGTTACAATTGTTGTTCGTGGATCTAACAAATTGGTGATTGAAGAAGCTGAGCGCTCTATTCATGATGCCCTATGTGTTATTCGCTGTTTAGTGAAGAAGAG AGCTCTTATTGCAGGAGGTGGTGCTCCAGAGATAGAATTGGCCCTGCGGTTAACTGAATATTCACGAACATTGAGTGGCATGGAATCCTACTGCGTTCGTGCTTTTGCAGATGCTATGGAAGTCATTCCATCTACACTAGCTGAAAATGCTGGCCTGAATCCCATTTCTACAGTAACAGAACTAAGAAACCGACATGCCCAAGGAGAAAAAACTACCGGCATAAATGTCCGAAAG GGTGGTATTTCCAACATTTTGGAGGAACTGGTTGTCCAGCCTTTGTTGGTTTCAGTCAGTGCACTGACTCTAGCAACTGAAACCGTCCGGAGCATTCTGAAAATTGATGAT gtaaATACTCGGTAA
- the CCT4 gene encoding T-complex protein 1 subunit delta isoform X1 encodes MPENAAPRSGAPAAAAGGRSKTAYQDRDKPAQIRFSNISAAKAVADAIRTSLGPKGMDKMIQDGKGDVTITNDGATILKQMQVLHPAARMLVELSKAQDIEAGDGTTSVVIIAGSLLDSCTKLLQKGIHPTIISESFQKALEKGIEILTDMSRPVELSDRETLLNSATTSLNSKVVSQYSSLLSPMSVNAVMKVIDPATATSVDLRDIKIVKKLGGTIDDCELVEGLVLTQKVANSGITRVEKAKIGLIQFCLSAPKTDMDNQIVVSDYVQMDRVLREERAYILNLVKQIKKTGCNVLLIQKSILRDALSDLALHFLNKMKIMVVKDIEREDIEFICKTIGTKPVAHIDQFTADMLGSAELAEEVNLNGSGKLLKITGCTSPGKTVTIVVRGSNKLVIEEAERSIHDALCVIRCLVKKRALIAGGGAPEIELALRLTEYSRTLSGMESYCVRAFADAMEVIPSTLAENAGLNPISTVTELRNRHAQGEKTTGINVRKGGISNILEELVVQPLLVSVSALTLATETVRSILKIDDVVNTR; translated from the exons CTGTTGCTGATGCTATTAGAACAAGCCTTGGACCAAAAGGAATGGATAAAATG ATTCAAGATGGAAAAGGCGATGTGACCATTACAAATGATGGTGCCACCATTCTTAAACAGATGCAAGTGTTACATCCAGCAGCCAGAATG CTGGTAGAGCTGTCTAAGGCACAAGATATAGAAGCAGGAGATGGCACCACATCAGTGGTCATCATTGCTGGCTCTCTCTTAGATTCCTGTACCAAGCTTCTTCAGAAAG GGATTCATCCAACCATCATTTCTGAGTCATTCCAGAAGGCTTTAGAAAAGGGTATAGAAATCTTGACTGACATGTCTCGACCTGTGGAACTGAGTGACAGAGAAACTTTATTAAATAGTGCTACCACTTCCTTGAACTCAAAG gttGTGTCTCAGTATTCAAGTCTGCTTTCTCCAATGAGTGTAAATGCAGTGATGAAAGTTATTGACCCAGCCACGGCTACTAGTGTAGATCTTAGAGACATTAAAATAGTTAAGAAACTTGG tGGGACAATTGATGACTGTGAGCTGGTAGAAGGGCTGGTACTTACTCAGAAGGTGGCAAATTCTGGCATAACTAGAGTTGAAAAGGCTAAGATTGGGCTTATTCAGTTTTGCTTATCTGCTCCCAAAACGGAT ATGGATAATCAAATTGTAGTTTCTGACTATGTCCAGATGGATCGAGTGCTTCGGGAGGAGAGAGCCTATATCCTCAATTTAgtgaagcaaattaaaaaaacaggatGTAATGTCCTCCTCATACAGAAGTCTATCCTGAG agatGCTCTTAGTGATCTTGCATTACATTTCCTGAACAAGATGAAGATTATGGTGGTTAAGGATATTGAAAGAGAAGACATTGAATTCATTTGTAAG ACAATTGGAACCAAGCCAGTTGCTCATATTGACCAATTCACTGCTGATATGCTGGGATCGGCTGAGTTAGCTGAGGAGGTCAATTTAAATGGTTCTGGCAAACTGCTTAAG ATTACAGGCTGTACAAGCCCCGGAAAAACAGTTACAATTGTTGTTCGTGGATCTAACAAATTGGTGATTGAAGAAGCTGAGCGCTCTATTCATGATGCCCTATGTGTTATTCGCTGTTTAGTGAAGAAGAG AGCTCTTATTGCAGGAGGTGGTGCTCCAGAGATAGAATTGGCCCTGCGGTTAACTGAATATTCACGAACATTGAGTGGCATGGAATCCTACTGCGTTCGTGCTTTTGCAGATGCTATGGAAGTCATTCCATCTACACTAGCTGAAAATGCTGGCCTGAATCCCATTTCTACAGTAACAGAACTAAGAAACCGACATGCCCAAGGAGAAAAAACTACCGGCATAAATGTCCGAAAG GGTGGTATTTCCAACATTTTGGAGGAACTGGTTGTCCAGCCTTTGTTGGTTTCAGTCAGTGCACTGACTCTAGCAACTGAAACCGTCCGGAGCATTCTGAAAATTGATGATGTG gtaaATACTCGGTAA